CAAAGATTGATGGTGTGAAGGTGTTTGTTGAAATGTCTTTGGGAGTTGTGTGAGGTGAACCAGTTCAGCAGCAGGTATGCATACTTCTCCTGAATTGTCATCTCACTAGATCACTTTGAAAAGTCAAATGACATTGCCCACACAAGTTCCCTTTGTACCAGGCTACCAGGCATAGCAAGTAGCAACGGTTGTGGATTTCAAATGTTCAAGTTTCCTTTTTCCAGCCATAACAGTTGTGGTAGATTTGAAAAAAAAAAATCAATGTTGTTTCGAAGACTAAAGCTATCTGTCTCAGTGCATTCACAGCTGCTTTGCACATAGGGATATACCATTATTTGCAACCAAAATGTTCAGTATGAAGTTTTAATACTCTGCCCATAACTAAAAaaacctactccctccgtaaagaaatgtaagagcgtttagattactagagtagtgatctaaacactcttatatttatttacagagggagtatgttatACCTGAGTTCTTTGATTGCATCATTTTGATAGTATTTGATGAACTTCACAAGGTGAACAAATGCTAGGTGTATCATGTATGCTTACACAGGTGACATGACAATGGGTTAAAGAAATGATGCTGGACCATCCATCACTTATAGAAACATGAGGACAAAGCTATAAATTCTTATAGAAATGATTAGCTGGTGAAGGTTTCCCCGCTATGTACAAGTCCATGTGCATTTTAAACAGTCCATCTTGGGATTGCAAGCCGGCGTTTTATTCTATCACTACTAAGGTGCTAATCTGTTGTATATATTGGTCTTTATGAGACAGGCAGAGCTCTGTTCATCGTTCATTGGGGTATGAGTAGACATCTAAAACATATATATTTATAAATATGGAATTGTTCGTGCTGCGAATTATTTTCTGGAGTGATAACAACCTTCATACAATGATGCCTTATCACCCTGAAGAGAGTGAACATCGTCTATCGAATATacaccttcggctcgctccagtgcttgtagtcgtcgctagatggtcaaCGGACCTGGATGTATTTTTTACTTCTGATGATCTTTGTACTACTTTGACAGTTGataaatagattggaagttttctcgCACACACACAACTATGTTCCAGTTTTCCTTGTAAGGGCAAACTATGGCACTTGTAAACACAGAGGTAAATCCGTGACCCTTCAGACATTGGTGTCAATTGTCACCTATGTTGATCAGCGGATCAAGAGCCTTGATCAGATTGATATACTGCAGGACATATATGTAGCAAAAGTATATTTGTCCTCACCGGTCCATGCTGCTTTACTGCCTCGGAATGAGGTACCTTGCTACATTTTTAGGCACAATTCTGCCATGGATCCTGTTTATGTGCAGAGACCAGAGATAACGTACACCACGATATGTCGTTCCCTCGATATGCCGGGTTTCCTGAACTCATGCTTGGGTGGAAGTAATGTTGGATAAGTAGTGGCATGAGGGAGCACATGATGATAGCTAAACATAATAGAAGGGGAATCAGGAATGGAGGCAGTTTTTATTGCTCGGGAAGAAAAACTGAATATGTTGCAACAGAGAAAGTCGTCCCATATATTATTCGGGAAATGTAGATGGATGCGAAGATGGATAAGCCGGTAAAAGAGGAACATACAAGACACTAATGTTATGCAGAATCTTTCAAGCAGTTACCAAACTGTAATATGGTTGTGATACCAATATTTAAAACCTTCGGGTTTCCAGTGTGTGTATTCGAATAAACAGAGGTAGTTCTACCATGGATCTTGCTACATTTTTAGGCACAATTCTACCATGGATCCTGTTTATGTGCAGAGACCAGAGATAACGTACGCCACGATATGTCGTTCCCTCGATATGCCGGGTTTCCTGAACTCATGCCATACCTGGAACAGAGTGATGAGGCAGCAGAGCATAACAGAGTGAGTGGAGGCAACCACCTCGATCGACGTGGTATATATCCAAGGAGCAAGCGATGGACATGTTGTGAACTTGCTGACCGACCTGAGGGTGAAAGCATAATGCCAGCTGAGGGACGCGATCGACCACCGGCCGAGTCGACCACCAACCGAGTAACTGGCCAATGACGTGGATCAAATCGACGGtcgacgcatgcatgcatgcagtgcaTGGCGTGATGAGCCGACGGAGTTTTAATTCGGCATCTGCAAATTCGGCGCGCCAAATCAGCCGGTCTCTCCTTGTCTCGCTTCACTGCGCCGATCGACGGCCGACCACCACCACCATTGGAGCATTCAACCAGATCGTCCATCGAGCTGTGCCGCTGCCGACCAATGCGGAGCGGAGGCCTATATAAGCCATGCGTCGCCtcttccatccatccatccatcgagCTGCCACTTGACGCCAGCAGGCAGCTGAGTTCAGAGAGGAGACTCGAACATGGCAGCTCCGACAGCATTCTTCCTCGGCGTTTGCGCGGTGCTGCTGGCGGCCGCCGTCGCCAACGCCGACGCGGCTTCCGTGGTGGTCGGCCTGGCCAAGTGCGCCGGCTGCACCAGGAAGGACATGAAGGCCGAGGAAACGTTCAAGCGTCTCCGCGTGGCGATCAAGTGCAGGAACGTTGAGGGCGAGTACGAGAGCAAGGCGGTGGGCGGCCTCGACCGCACCGGCGCCTTCAGCGTGCCCCTGGCCACCGACCTCCACGGCGCCGACTGCGTCGCGCAGCTTCACAGCGCCGCCTCCAACGCGCCGTGCCCCGGCCAGGAGCCGTCCAAGATCGTGCCACTGTCCGAGGGCGCCACCACCTTcggcgtcgtcgccggcgccaagaCCACCGCCACGCCGTCGGTGGCGTCCCCGGAGTGTGCGTCGGCCTTCTGCCCCTCGACCACGCCCTGGAAGAAGCCCCGCGGCGGCGGccaccacaagaagaagcacaaCCCGCACAAGCCGGAGACCAAGGCCCTGCCGTAAACAGAACTCCATCCGACTCCATTGAAATCCCCATGATTTCGTTCTGTCACCGTGTGCTATTTACGATTTCAGTGTCTGCAGAACTCACCGTGTGTTATGAGAAGGACAGACGGATCTGCGTGTGTCACGGTGTATCCTTCTTACCAGTGTTTGTAATATCAGTGTGATTTTTCTACGGGAAACAAGAAGTTATCGTAATAAATCAAGTAATATATCCGGTTTTGATGGTTCAGGGTTGAAACTTAGCCGGTTTAGAGTCTAGGGTTGAATCTTATAGATAAACCAAAGAGATCAGAGCTATAATATGGTACTTACAGGGCTTCCAAACGCGGCCAGCAAGTCATGAACATGACAAACAAACGATTAAGATTACAACGGGGGAACACAAAGTCATTACTACTGTTGGCGCAGCCCTTGCTAGCTCTCTCTCACAGCTGGACGGAGGTAGAAGAAAGAAGAACGAGAAGGACACAGCAGGATTTTGcccggcgcacgaacgccgccgGCCGCACGAACGGCCACTTAGTTTCTTTCCTGAGCACGAACTCAGCTGCAAAACCACCTGCCGATACACAGGGGCTAGCGAGCCTTTATACGTGCGCTCGTACGCACGCCACGCCGCTCCATACGGCGCTCCCAGTCGCCCACATCCCGCGTCCCACGCCATACCTGGCCTGCGCTCCCGTCGCGCCCGTACGCGGACGACGCGGCCACCAACAGCTCTGGACGCGTTCTCCTCCGGCTCCATCGGCAACAAGCTCACACACGCGCACGTACACGTGCTGCTACACACACTCGCAGCTACGGCCCTGACTATGCCCGGCTCGTCTGGCACCCGCACGCACGCGCGCCTGACTCGCCCTGGCCGAGCCACGGTTTATTTGTCTAACAACTACAAGTCATGAACATGACAAACAAACGACATCATACCTGGAGCAACATTATCCAAAAAGCACCCCCAGTAATGAACTCCATATAAGATGAGAAGATAGCATAGTGCACAATGAACCAGAACCACGTAGTGAGCAACCAGCAGGGTCACACATTCAAATTTAAGGAGAGATTAGGTGTGTGCTGCTGAATGCATCCTGAACTCTGATGGATCAAGGTATGACATATCAGTTCAAGAAACCCCAACATATGAGTTCAGGCCTACCAAGTGCATCACTGTAGCTACAGAGAATTTCTGCATGGCGACATATCGTGTGTGTATTCGAATTGTGCCTAAAAATGAATTGTGCCTACggtctgtttgcaaatttttagaatc
This region of Triticum aestivum cultivar Chinese Spring chromosome 2D, IWGSC CS RefSeq v2.1, whole genome shotgun sequence genomic DNA includes:
- the LOC123048453 gene encoding uncharacterized protein, which encodes MAAPTAFFLGVCAVLLAAAVANADAASVVVGLAKCAGCTRKDMKAEETFKRLRVAIKCRNVEGEYESKAVGGLDRTGAFSVPLATDLHGADCVAQLHSAASNAPCPGQEPSKIVPLSEGATTFGVVAGAKTTATPSVASPECASAFCPSTTPWKKPRGGGHHKKKHNPHKPETKALP